A portion of the Megalobrama amblycephala isolate DHTTF-2021 linkage group LG23, ASM1881202v1, whole genome shotgun sequence genome contains these proteins:
- the gpr137 gene encoding integral membrane protein GPR137, producing the protein MYASVPPSPMRPAVAPSVQLGVTVLYTCLYGGLFLVVYIQLWLLLLYRHKRWSYQSIFLFLCLFWAALRTTLFSFYFRDALAANHLPTPVYWLLYCFPVCLQFFTLSLFNLYFTQELFRVRSVFNIEPSKGLRAARCVYAAMSAIFLCVNIVCASLGEHGGSGGAGENTWRLVLVRVLVNDFLFILEAVCLATSLLLLTRFSATATPYLRSKGLCRTAVLGAGVILLFSSRACYNLAMLFLSQNHKVEAFDYDWYNISDQADLQSDLGDRGYIIFGAVLFIWELLPTGLLILIFRVRQPKQEKNCSPAMCNTQGTRSYFFDDPRGMDDDTSSLWSHSINPHSSWFGSSETTPLLFNRGDQINQHHSLYSTPQT; encoded by the exons atgtACGCTTCAGTTCCACCTTCTCCCATGAGACCAGCCGTGGCCCCTTCAGTTCAGCTGGGTGTCACGGTTCTTTACACCTGTCTTTATGGGGGTCTTTTTTTAGTCGTATACATTCAGCTTTGGTTGCTGTTACTCTACCGGCATAAGCGATGGAGCTACCAGagtatttttctgtttctttgCCTGTTCTGGGCAGCACTTCGCACGACACTCTTTTCGTTTTATTTCCGTGATGCCCTTGCGGCAAACCACCTGCCCACTCCAGTCTACTGGCTCCTTTATTGCTTCCCGGTGTGCTTGCAGTTTTTTACTCTGAGTCTCTTCAACCTTTACTTTACTCAG GAGTTGTTCAGAGTTAGAAGTGTCTTCAACATTGAGCCCAGCAAAGGACT ACGGGCGGCTCGGTGTGTGTATGCCGCCATGAGTGCCATCTTCCTGTGTGTCAACATAGTTTGCGCAAGCCTCGGAGAGCATGGAGGTTCTGGTGGAGCTGGTGAAAATACTTGGAGGCTGGTTTTAGTTCGAGTGCTGGTTAATGACTTTCTGTTTATTCTGGAAGCTGTGTGTCTGGCCACATCTCTGCTCCTGTTAACACGATTCTCGGCCACCGCCACACCTTATCTACGCAGTAAG GGGCTTTGCCGGACTGCGGTGCTGGGGGCAGGTGTGATCTTGCTCTTCTCTAGCAGGGCTTGCTATAATCTTGCAATGCTGTTTTTGTCTCAGAATCATAAAGTTGAGGCATTTGATTATGACTGGTACAACATTTCTGATCAG GCTGACCTTCAGAGTGACCTTGGAGACAGAGGCTACATTATCTTTGGAGCAGTTCTTTTCATTTGGGAGCTGCTACCTACGGGCCTGCTCATTCTCATCTTCAGAGTTCGCCAGCCTAAACAAGAAAAG AACTGCAGCCCGGCCATGTGCAACACACAAGGCACACGGTCATATTTCTTTGATGATCCTCGTGGAATGGATGATGACACGTCTTCTCTCTGGAGCCACAGTATCAATCCTCACAGCAG CTGGTTTGGGTCCAGCGAGACGACTCCACTCCTCTTCAACAGGGGCGACCAGATCAACCAGCACCACTCGCTTTACTCCACTCCACAGACATGA